The Neodiprion lecontei isolate iyNeoLeco1 chromosome 2, iyNeoLeco1.1, whole genome shotgun sequence genome segment TAATTCTCACCGAACCAAAAAAGGCGACTCGATAAAACCTTCCCAGTAGCCTTTTGCCACTTTTAGTGACCTCAACAACTTTATTACATGCTTGAGCTAGGTGTGTATAACAATTGGATAAGGCCTGGTAGTTTCTTTTGCTCTCATACATAGGAATGATTAGCCGATATAATTGGCCCAGCAATTCAAATCTCTCAGCCTTCTCTAACGTTTCTGTACATGCCTCGAGCTGTTCCAGAAGAAGGTATTCATTATAATGAATATCCTGCACACCTGTTGAGAAGTTTTTTACTTGTTATGTCACATTTAATATTTTAACGAGCAGCATTCTATGATATAAATAGCTATAATATCCTATATATGAGTCAATTTACAGGTAGTTGTCTACAAGTGAGTACGAGTTCACCAAAACACCATCAACTATTGATCCCAGTTCtaaaatgcaaaaattatgaatttttatcgcaTATTTACAAAGTTAGGTACAAAGTGTACTGATTCACAATAAATACTGCATTACATGCTACAACGtgcatttttttatacactaaattatcaaagttttgaaataattattcatgtGTACAAATAGACCAAAAGCATTGGAGAATAAAAACTAGTTTCGATATTGCTaagtttttgtttgaattattaaatcaCATGGTAACATATATTTAAACGCTGTCATGGTATACCAAAAATATTGAACTGAATTCCAACTAATATTTGACCGTATCCTTATCCAGATTCCATGTATCTTAAGATGTCAAAACAAAAAGTGATATcttaattatttctttatatACCGTGACATTGTCTTTTCAGGCTTAAGCTAGTGTTAGTACTTAGTATATGAAACAAACATGTGCAAGGCAACATACAAATCTCACCAGCATCAAGCTTAAGCCCACGTTCATCTCGTGAAATGTTCACAGAGATCTTGTCAAATGCTTCTGCACCCCACGtatggatttttttcaactttagaTACTCTGCCATTAATGCTGCTATATGCAACTGACAACACGCAGCCTATAAGAAAGTAGTGTAGTGAAGATTTCGAATTGTattaggaataaaaaatttaaaacgaaTGATATACCAATCTTTCTAATCcacatgaaaaaatttcaattactctTACctcagaaaaattttccacccttGCGTGATTTCGAGCCATAGTTTCAAGCCAAGTATGTCTCAACTCTGGTGTACTGGCATACGAATTAGCCAAGCTATGCTGTAAGTCTACTAGCATCTCTGGATCATTGTTGTGTTCCCGCATCTGTGCTGTAGCCATTAATACAGTTCTGATTCTTTTAGTTAAATCTTTAACCTCGACTGGAAATCCAGTTCCTTTCATAGCTTTATCAGAAGATGCATAGCTATTGATAAGGGACAGTGATTCTTGAAATCTTGAATTGTTTAGACCGATCACATTTCCTAGCATCTGCGATACAGATATAATCACCTGTAAAGAGATATGCAACTCTATAGATTAAATAGTCTGATCTTTAGGGGAAAATAAACTGCGTACGATTTCTGCTACTTTGAAAATTGCCGAGTACAAACTGACGGGCAGTAGCAGAGAATTAAGAGTGTTTACGTGCCTACAAAGAACATTGCTGGGTTGAATATATTCTTAGAACGCGCTATTTAGACACCTctgaaaaaaaacgtaaagaCTGACCAAAATTTCCTGCCCAGCATTCCTCAGTACTGAATTGTCGTTCATGTGCACTTTTAGATTATATTACTTcctttctgaaaaaaaaggaaattccTAATATTACATATTAAGCCAGTAATTTACCTGCAGATGTACCCTGGTTAATCCTTTCCTGCTGGTGAACTCAAAATTGCTCCGCATAAGCAAATATAATAAAGCACACGATTCTTGCCTGATTGAACTTAGTTTACTGTTACAGCATCGGAGCAATTCGTAACACAGACGTCCACACAAAACAGCATTACCTATAAATTGGAACGTACATACATGatgaatattttacttttattgtTCCACAACTAAACTATAAATTAGTCCGCTTCGTTTGCTTGAATCACaaaaagtttacttttaattttacattatttttacatcacTTTAATCAAATCTGTTAACATTTTACTATACACTTTCACATAGAATTATTTCCACACCAGTCTGAATTGTTTTGACTGTAAGGAATGACTCATGTTCTTCTTAGTATGCtgtcatttcaattatttagttattttattacgtttTGGCTAGTACAGTCAGCTATCTTGATACCTGAAAATTTactgtaatatataatattatacattgatttGATCGCTATGCATTCAACATTGACAGTGGTtgattgtattattatttgtatttaaattgttattacattatatgataaaatatacctgaatgtaatttttacaaaacctTCAAATTAAATACCGTTTCAGAGTGCTGTATCACATTTCTGTTCTACATCTGTCAACAACTTGACTACTTTGTAGTTTTTGTGAGCCCTAGTGCTTTAAAGTCGACTTTTACGTACCAGTGCTTATCAGAACTACATAGTAGTCTCGTTTTTGACATGGGGTAGCACAGAAAATACTAGGTTTGTGGCACGTGCAAATAAAGGGATTTCTTGATTCGTGTGTGTTTCGCACTTGCCTTTAGCTTGTGAGGCTCTTTACATTCGTcgaaaaatcactattttatGGCACTTGCCACGAAAATAACTATTTCAATTGATGGTAAGTTTGATTAAGCTACTTCATACTACAAAGGCTTGGAAAAGTAACATGGCTTACTTAAACTTAAAAGTATAATTAAGTATCCATTTTGCCACGTCATACctgaatgaattgaaaattttgtaaaactagtttgtttcattttctcgtACAAAGTAACAACAACttgaatacaaaaaatgatacaattAACACACGTAGATGTTAAACGCATATAAATCTAAttcgtgtataatattatgtatattattgtaaattcTTAGATCTGAACATGGCTAGCTATGCCAGCCAAaacgttatttaaaaaatcaaatatttgaaatgattgCTTACTGAAATCAACCCAAATGTATACATGCCAACAAAGATTGGAGATTTGTTtcattgcaataaaatataccaAAACAGTTGTGCATGAAATTAACCGTCAATTAGAATTGCAGCTAAGGATAAAAATTacagataataaaaatacattacGATGCACTATTATAGCTAATAAAGTTTGCCGATccgatgcaaaaaaaaaaaaaccacaccTAAGGACTAGAACTGGTTTATACTGTGAAGACTTTTTGCAATTATTGTCATCGAGACTTTTAAACAAAACCGacttaaaaatgttttacctTGAAATAAAGTGACGGAGTAGTTGTTCAAAAAGGCTCTAAATCCGGCAAAAACATGTCTTAACAGAGTCTCAGACTGTCCTACTTGtagaaaagataaataaatgtcAAATATTTTCCGCATTACTGGATTATACCCATCTCCAGTGACAAGAGCATCCTAAGGAAAATGATAtcgaaatttaataatatttattaactcTGGTGATTTGTTActaatagtaaaaaaattgatgtaccTTGAAATGAATACAGTATAATCCCAAGCAATCGAGTGCTATGAGGCCAACTTCGGTTGCCATATTAGCTTCTAATAACGCTTGATGTAACTTTCCACTCTCATTTTCAGCTAAATTTTCTCGAGCGACTGTATTATGCGTCTGCAGCGTACCAGTCCCAGAAGTTTCAGATGAGAAATCTGGTGGTGCCATCCTGGCAGGTAGAGTCATAGCCTTGACAGTACGTGGTTTCCCACCAGCGCTAGTCGAGTTACTTGCTATCTGTCGCTTTCCCACATATTTAAACTGGTAGAGGCTCATTCTGAAATGAAACGATTTATTCCaataagtaattaaaaattttcagaataaatGTCTAATCTTTACTTACTCAATGACTGTGAAAAAGCTAAGTAATTCAATGTCACTGCACTGCTGCCACCAAGCTATAATCTGGTGATCGCCTAAATGCTTGACAACGAATAGAAAGCAGAGGAGTAGATCTTTGACTTCGGCTGATTGAAGTTTGTCACATCTAGATGAGGTCTGGGTGACGCTTAACGATCGTGAATGACCTTTGTGTTCATGAGTACCATTTTCTGTGGGTTCTCGAATTATAGCAGTTTCCTGAGAAATGTTCGATTGAGATGCTCCGGACATTGTAGATGCATCGGATTCTATGCTTGTGCAGGAATTTCCATTGACTAAACCCTGCCCAGCAATCGCCGCAAAGTATGTGGAGTCCCGAAGATGCATGGAGACTCTGATTGGCGATTGGGTATCCAAATTCAAAGTGAATCTGTAacggttgggaaaaaaatgtatattgcTACATCGTAAAAGGAATATGGATGTTCTAGAAGAGTTTGAATATATAATTGAATCAAACGTACCTATGCATTGACCTTGGTGTACTAGTACCAGTTGTATTGTTACTGTTGGTATCTCTGTTTAGCAGAAAAGAACTACTACTTGATATTCTGTTTGACGTGTTTTGCTTTCCTTCACTCTTAGATGTACTATCATGTACCAATTCTAGTCTGTGCAAATTTTCCAGCACTATACCTAGCCAAGGTATATATATTGATGCTATTCGACTCAATTGCCCCTGAAATAATATCAATTGTATCGTTATGGGtcatattcaaaaaattgttgagaAGAAAtcataaacaaatttcaaactcacTTTATTTTGATACCGATCATCCAGTTCATGTTTGGCCATCAAATCTCTCAATGTTGCAACTGCAACTTTTCTAATTTGtacaatttcattcaacgATGTTTTCACTTCTTGTAAAAGTAAACCAACCAGGAAATGGTGCTTGCAAAAGTTCTCAGACAGGCAATACTCATTCATTAACTCTGTaagaattttgaatatttgtctttaaacatttttttttaacaacaaaaTTCATTTGTCTAATATGGTCAAAGTGCTGGGGAAAATCAATCCACTTTTCACACGTTTGCTAATCTAATTGCcataaatatttatgtatgtgcAATTTTGATTGAGAATGTAAGTATTACAGTACAAAACAATGACAAAAATTCTCTGTGCTATGATGTACGAAGAGGAGAAGAAATCTTCAAACGATGTAAACCAATGTGCATATTTCTCTCAACTACTATGGCTACATGAGAAAACCATAATACAGTTTGAGATTATGAATATGGCATAACATACCATCACTATCAGGCTCTGTCTCTGTATCTTCGGAGAGAggcataaaataaatatattacaaatgTACAGATTGAAGACGTAGTATGTTGTCTGAAATGCTTACCTCTGCTAGTTATTCTTGACTGCATCATCGGCAAATTAAAGGAGACATAATGTTCGTGGGAGCAAATGATTTGTAAGAACATGAATTTAAAATCATGTAAAGCACGGGGATCGCCAGGTGCAAAATTGTCCATATATGAATTGATTAACCGAAATACAAAGCCTCGATCCATGAATGTCAAGCATTTCTGTGACAAGAAcaagaaaatttcagaaatttgtGTGAAATAAACTTCTAATATGGTTCTACAAGTACATATAAGGATATGAAATATATAGCAGACCTTTAAAAAATGTGCGAGGCTTTTGTTCAGCTCCTGGGTTTCAACTGGCATTTCCTTGTATCTCTTCATAAGATATGGCATAATTACATCTAAAAGATTTTCTATGTTCTTGTGATATTCTTTGGAAAACCTTTCATTTCTGTGCATCTGAAAGCATGTTGCACTGTCTTAATAAACTAGGAATTCTCGGATGTCATGCATGAAGTTAGAAcaggtaaaaataaaagtaatccgatttttatataaatattgaatattttttgtagtATAGCCGTAAATCTAACCTTAATTCTGCCAGTTGTTAGCAAATGCTGTGCCATACTTTTGATCAtaatatcaaagaaaaaactgGAGTGATGCATAAACTTATTGACTACTAAAAAGTCAGTATTACTCGGTTGTAACAGCGTCGGAAGATGTTTCCCAAGCTCTTCATGTACGGTTGTAATTCCAGTTTCTTTGGATGGAGACACGAATACaaactataaataaaaatataattgaaaatgtttcaagaATACAtgaataacaaagaaaaaaaaaaatagttgcaCAGCGTAAAAAGTTACCGTAACATAAGCTTGCAGTGTTTCTTTCCGTTCCGCCTCATGCACCATATTAATGATATGTATCAATACCCTGATGATGTATAAGCTTACATCTTCATTAGTTGTAAATATCAGCAATGTAAAAAGTTGGTTCAATATCGTTGGTAGAAACGTGATAGCTGTGACTATTTGAATAGCATGAGCAGCTTTTAATATTTTGCACGTTTCTGATTCGGATGGCATAGCAGATGGCTTGGTATCTAATATTCGCTCAGCATGGCTGAATAGATTATGTAGATGTTGATCTCTGGCAAATACTGTCGAGATAAGTTGAAAGCCAACTGTGAATATTGGACGTTGTGAATCAATCCAAGTTATATCAGGTCCAGCATTCTGTATGGAAAAATACATAAGCTTctcatgaaataattatattaaagagaaaaaagagtaGTTAATCTACTAACTTGTTAGAATCTTAAACAAAACTGGGACATTGAATGAAAGGACGTTTTATGGGTGGAAAtaaagagaaatgaaatacATTACTCTGATACACCTTACAAAAATTAACGTGTAGTAGTGAATgaattgaaaggaaaaaataaacaatagaACAAATCTTACTTTGTATTGCGTGAAGTGACGAACATGAGGACGTGAACGGTTTTGAGGAAAGCACATAAAATAGCAAAGCGTGAATGAATCTCATCATCACAAAGcattgtaaatatataaatgatCAAATTAAAAGGGAAATGAAACAGTAGTTATTGAACAGACGTCAGTACAACACATATATACTTAAACTCACGTATATCTGATGAGTGGAAAATGGTTGGTAAGTAAAAATACACACGCAGATAGTGCCCTCACCCAAATCTGCTGTGCGCATTGCAAATGCTTGTAGGTAATTAGAACTACTTTGTTATATCTATTTCACATATCTTAATTATTCTTTCCGACCTAATACTGGTCGAAAGAACAAGTCCAAGTATGAGTGATAATTTGAAAGTTGATGAAATGAAGAAGGGCCTTGAAAACACAAATGAAATTAGTGGATGAATGGATATGACCTTACTCTTACCCCTTTCCCTAGGCCTAGGGGTTGGATGGACAGGTAACCGGCTGGTAAATGCGTAGCTACGGGTAACACTTGAACATCCACGTTTAGCCTGATCAAAGCACGTATTTAAGAAGACAAGTTTACGAGCATTGAAGGGTAACAGactaaatatttaataaaggTAAACACTCGTTGGACACAAAATGGTTTTAACTATTCAAACCTTGTAAGTATGAAGTCTCAATGACCaaacgatcatttttttcgtattaGTTAAATTGAATCGTGCAAAACGTACCGGCCCTTATGCAGCAATGGAGCCCACGAGTACCCAACGCAATTTTCAACCccgttctcttttttcttattcatatCACAGCTGATATGATAGAAGGAGAACAGAAGATGATGCTTTGAAGACAATTTTGTCGGTAacctcatttttatttcttcgtaCCATGAAGGGACTGCGTTATGATGTAGAACTGAGCAAGATGCTTTAAGACGCAAAATTGACAAGCCAGGTTTCCCGTAAATACACTACGTACaaacatattaattattaatattacctCATAAGTGAAATCATGATCAATTACGCTTGTTTAAACatttaataaacaaattcaaatttactcTTATGGGCTCAGCATTTTCGCTGTCATTGTCTCTAAGCTCGACAATACAAGCTATGTTTCTTGCTCTCGTAAAAATCTTCTGAGTGTCAAAAGAAAGAGTTTGGGGATAAACATATAGATGATTTATGTAAGTGATGTAAGGATGAACTTCTCTTTCCGATGATCCTTCAAATTCGGCAATTTCCAAAGTCGGCTCTGATGTAGGAGGTATAGGAAATGGCTTCAATGGTACAAAAGAAGTCGTTAACGTATCTAGACATATAACGAATGACACAGTCTGAGTACTCTGAATAGGATTACAACGAATTTGGAAAAGACTTCTATTCTTTGTTAGcaaattattatagaaaacAAGTTATGTACTCACTTTCTGGAATTTCTGTGATTGGTTCTATTTTCAGTTTCAACCATCCTGGTATAATTGTGAGCTTACTGAGCTTCTCTGGTCTGTAAACAAGTTACGGGATGATGAATTAACGGAAATTACTGTTTTAGCAGACTGAGTTTCTATGTTTCAAGAAATGTTCTGCTACCACATAATGATTATCAAGATACAGTTCTATTGAGGTTTAAGTGAATTTgttttaaatcaagaaataACCGACCCTAATatagattgaataattttatggaaaaaagtaataaactTAAAGCACACAAGTAGTACgaacaaattattatcattaataacGTACAAAGCAAGTTACTTACTTCCTATATTCCGATAAAAGCTTTAATAATTCATCatctttgattttatttccttccTGTCTGTATATTGCTGGGAAGTCTGAGGCAGTGTCCAATTCATTGCTGTATAATCTGAACAAGGGCCTTGCCGCCCAAGCAAAAGGCATTGTGTAATTTCCGAGCCTGAACATTTGacagaaaataacaattatttaccACTTTTAGGTGTATCTGGAAAAAATTCGATGAACGTTTCATTTACCTTTGACATGCGGCTTTAACTTGTTTATGGAGTTTCAGACCAAGTCTAGGATCTTTCGTGGCTCTAATATAAGGTTCAGATGTTTGACAAATACCACCTTGTAATATTTTGTCTATTCTTACAACGAGAAATATGTCAGGATGTGGATTGCTGACGCTAAAGATCGCCTGCAAACAAAAAGAATTCAAGCAACTGCTGAAACTAATCAATGTTGAGCTTCTATGTAAAAATGATTTGTAAATCTTGATATGACATAATAAATCGTTGCATAATTTACACACTTGTTTGGGATACATAAGCCATTCTTTTGGTaggtttttgatttcttctggCAATGGAACATCCTCTTCCTTTTCAGTCATGATTCCTACTGGGCTCAATTCtttggaaatatttctaaCTACTTCGTTGTTGATATCGAAGTGAAAGTTTTCTGTCAATTTCCTGCCATTTCTTACATCAAACAAACATAATGTAGTTTGATAAGGCTCGACCTGGCACAGAGAATCCTTTTCATCTATCGGAGCTTGCAATCTAAACTTCAAGCTctcacattttattaaaagtCTTTGTCCAAATTGCTCCTTATAAGGATCTACAGTAGTGTCAGGAGAACTGCCTGTTGGGCTTTTAGCATGCGGTATGTGGGgatatatacaaaataatcTACGTCTATTCTCACGCCTCGATAATGCTATACTTGTGTCGGTTTCTCTGGAATATCTTATTAACTGAGGGTTCATACTCTGCTCCAAGCCTTTCAAAGTTCCATACACCTATAAAAcagtgaaattattattaatattattattcattagagtCACAGTACATAATAAATGCcggaaaaattcttttcatcaCTTCAAAGCTCTGGTAATTCATATCAAGATGCTAAATTACAATGACATCGGTCCTTCGATAAAGTTTGAGTTTATTGATactaaaatacaaattattatCTTACTTGCATAGGCTGAGGTGATGGGGGCGGTGTATTGCAAGCTCTTTCTAATGAAGCCGCTCTCTTGTCTTCCTGCTGTTTATAGTGTTGAAGTACAGAGCTTAGTTTGAGCAACCAATCTTGTAGTTCGATTTCGCTATCTGCAGCCAAGCTGTAAGACTTGTGTGTTCCTGTCATTCTAAGTTCAAAACAGTATCTTCCACGCTTAGTGTTCCTCACAACTTCAGAGCAGAAATCCATTACTATTGTTAATTTAGCTTCTCCTTTCTTTTCATCCTTAAATAACTCAAGGATGTAGGTCCCATCTACCTCTTGCCTCAAGTGACAGTAACGGCGTTTGAACGATTTGGAACCAATGTGAACAAACATACGATCGCTACCAATCTCAGGACCTTTCATTAAGTATCCCTGCTTTGTAATCCCATCACTTTTAGTTGAATCCTGttgagaatataaaaattttacattatgTAAATTAGCAAATGTAGTATACATATTATCCCGATTGACAAAGGTAAAATTAAAGATAATTTTCATTACCATTGTCAGTACAAATAAAACCGATCAAGATTATGTCAGTGATTATGGTTAGAAGTGAGATTATTTCTTACCTCATCTACTTGATCAACTTCTGTGTCAATTTCATATACCTCATCTTTAAGGTAGTCCGAATTTGTTATTCTGCAACATAGTAAGGTGAAGATGGATATTTGTGAGTCTAATTTCATCGGGTCAAGTTTTCCATGGCCTGTCACTTCAAAAACCATAATACATACTTCGGTAATTCTAAGTAACTTCCGCTATATGctgtatatttataatgcACCAGGTTCCAATTGGAAGAATATGTTTTAAGGCATTCTTTAGTGAGAAGGCTACAGCCATCTTCGCTCTCAGTACTTTCAGAAACTTGCCGTACGGTAGAGACGACAGTTCTATATCTTCTTGGCAACACGACTTGCTATAAAAGAACACGATATATAGTTAAGAATTCTTTGACCATAGTAACTTTTCTCACATTACTTTCTAGCTCCTCAAAAATACAACACAAAGATTTCCGACCAGGCTAAATCTGAACTTTAGGAGTTTCTTGTTTAGATTACCAAGACACATATAAGCTAAATATTTAACATAGAGAGGGTATGTTAACATTAAGTGTCAAATGTTTAcaacgggagagaaaaaaatgaaatttccatACAATCTGATAGGCTGATTCAAATCATCATCAGGCATAGTTTATATGGTGGTAATAATAGCCACTTTATTTTAGGTACTAagttcgtgaaaaaaaagttccctTTGTACCAGCCTGTAAATGCTTCAAGCTTTATGTACATGGACTAATCAATGaccaacaaaaattttttagtttaaaTGTGTTATGTACTGATAAGTACTATGTTTACAAGCTTTACCGAAACATCATCTTGAGGATACAGTAAAAGCTCGCGCTGTGGATCATTTTGCAGAAGAGTTTTGTTCTtctgtacaaaattttcaaagtctaTGGGATCAACAAGGTGTGGCTTGTTCTGAAATAAATCATAATATGTTTCATTATTACATGAACTACATGTTTTTATTTagaaaagaagatgaaagataaaaatattttgcatagTAGTAGGATGTGTTAGATTACTAGTTAAATAGTGCTGGAGAATACATTTATATCACTGTCAGATACAATTGACAGTGGATTCGATACTctaatgtataaaattgaacaagGCAAAGAACATGATTCATGAAAGTCAACATGAACTTTCTTAATTACAAAGTATATTCAAGTTTATTGCGCTCCAGAGTTGTTGCATAATTAGCAGCCAGTGGACGATAAAAATAGACGAAAATAGACATGTGTTTGTAGTACCTGTACTGTGCTCTCTCTAACAACCTGTGATACAGTTTCCCTGAGTTGTGCAGCCATCCCCGGTTTTCCCAGACCTCGAGTAAACTTTCTTTCGCTCATCTTGACCGATGTCAAAccatcaatttatttcatctgcattaatatataaatacatcaCGTAGTACTATACACCTGCGGCAAAACCGACACTTTTTTATCGGCATTATCGCCATATTTGTTTAACGTAGTGTATGACGTAAAGAAATTCCACCTGCTAATCGCTGCGTACGAAAATCCGGTCGCAAAACATCAAGGATATAGAAACGACTGTATTGTGTATAATGCATAGCAAAGATTCATTCCAATTAAATGCTTACATTGGCAATGATGATGAtacttcatattttatttcactcatCAAAATTTGACGTTTCGTCAGCCATTTTACGGATAGTTTTTCTCTTCCTTATTCCCTATGGGTAACTAAAGAGGAACAAGAGGCAAGCAATCCACTGCACTTATGTGCTGCACCTACCCACTACTGGTATCAATGCATgagtgtatgtatgtatatatgtagtacacacacgtatacaaaTTTCTAGGATCTGCGAGAGATCCCGCACCGGTCCACCGCAGCACCACCGCAGTTCACCGCCGATTGCCGCCGGCTGCGCGGTCTGCGCTTACGATTAGCACAATCCACGGAGCGCAATTCTCTGTAGGTGCGGTAGGTGCAGTCGCATCAGATTACGGATCGACGGATCGCATTTTGCTTTCCTCAACGCCCACTCCACGATCCGAGGCGCACACGTCGAGATTAGTGCTATAGGCGCTACATCAGCTGATTCTCTCGCAACAGCAGCAGACGAATTCGTCACTCGTAtggtagaaattttcaaaaatttatcgacCGGTGCGAGTGAATCTGGTGACTTCTGGATGGCCTTTCGAAATTGTGAAATCATCATTTTTGAATCACACGTGCGAACATTTCGCTAATAAGTGCTGTGAGCTTACAGCACGATCACAAATACCTGACATACATGCCTATATTGAGCACACTTATGATCACACGGATAGCCCAACATTgcatgtttaaaaataattggctGGGACCCGAGGTTTGTTGCGTGTTACGTAGATCGTGTCGTTTTTTCGTAGACTGGTGCAGTGAATAAACGTAGATCAGTGAAGACAATTGGTAACACGAAAGGAGGCGAACCTTCGCGTCCCAGTTCTGAACGCGAAGGGAATATACTGTGCCTGGAACTGCTAGGAATAAGCTGGGCGATACTATGGAAGATGAATTGGAAGACAAAGTTCTGTACCAAACATATGTCTCACACATGAAACTTATATCAAAATTTGCTGTAGGTATTCCTACAGGGTTTAACACTGGCATTAACACACCCATTGGTTATCTCTGGAGAATCATGCGCATCTACGTTCTAAAGCCTGAAATTCTCGTCTGTGGCGCAGTACTCGTCGTTATGCTCTTTTACCTTCAAGCTGTCGATGTGTGGAGCAGAACATTACTTGGCAGAATTCAATATACTCTCGGTCGATCAACCTCAAAGGTATCAAACACACTCAAATCAAAATATAACTACTCCTACGGTTAACCCATGCAATATTGCTTgcagctgacaatgagttggaattaaattttttcccgtTTAAATTCAAGGTTTCGAAGCTTCAGTTTTTAGTCAATAGTTCCGTGAGCAGCGGAGAAAAACTGAGCTGGGAATTGAAAGAAGGTTACATATCAGCTTATGCTGTACAGGGCAGACGAGCACGGATGGAAGACCGTTTCGTAGTTAATGACGATATCAACTGCACTGGTGTCTCATTATTTGCAGTTTTCGATGGACACGGAGGAGAAGTTAGTAGTGTACCTTTGGCTGTTTGTCAAATGCCATATAGAATTATGCTGCCCAGTT includes the following:
- the LOC107226188 gene encoding dedicator of cytokinesis protein 9 isoform X4; this encodes MSERKFTRGLGKPGMAAQLRETVSQVVRESTVQNKPHLVDPIDFENFVQKNKTLLQNDPQRELLLYPQDDVSQVVLPRRYRTVVSTVRQVSESTESEDGCSLLTKECLKTYSSNWNLVHYKYTAYSGSYLELPKITNSDYLKDEVYEIDTEVDQVDEDSTKSDGITKQGYLMKGPEIGSDRMFVHIGSKSFKRRYCHLRQEVDGTYILELFKDEKKGEAKLTIVMDFCSEVVRNTKRGRYCFELRMTGTHKSYSLAADSEIELQDWLLKLSSVLQHYKQQEDKRAASLERACNTPPPSPQPMQVYGTLKGLEQSMNPQLIRYSRETDTSIALSRRENRRRLFCIYPHIPHAKSPTGSSPDTTVDPYKEQFGQRLLIKCESLKFRLQAPIDEKDSLCQVEPYQTTLCLFDVRNGRKLTENFHFDINNEVVRNISKELSPVGIMTEKEEDVPLPEEIKNLPKEWLMYPKQAIFSVSNPHPDIFLVVRIDKILQGGICQTSEPYIRATKDPRLGLKLHKQVKAACQRLGNYTMPFAWAARPLFRLYSNELDTASDFPAIYRQEGNKIKDDELLKLLSEYRKPEKLSKLTIIPGWLKLKIEPITEIPENTLTTSFVPLKPFPIPPTSEPTLEIAEFEGSSEREVHPYITYINHLYVYPQTLSFDTQKIFTRARNIACIVELRDNDSENAEPIRCIYGKPGLSILRLKASCSVLHHNAVPSWYEEIKMRLPTKLSSKHHLLFSFYHISCDMNKKKENGVENCVGYSWAPLLHKGRLNVDVQVLPVATHLPAGYLSIQPLGLGKGVRNAGPDITWIDSQRPIFTVGFQLISTVFARDQHLHNLFSHAERILDTKPSAMPSESETCKILKAAHAIQIVTAITFLPTILNQLFTLLIFTTNEDVSLYIIRVLIHIINMVHEAERKETLQAYVTFVFVSPSKETGITTVHEELGKHLPTLLQPSNTDFLVVNKFMHHSSFFFDIMIKSMAQHLLTTGRIKMHRNERFSKEYHKNIENLLDVIMPYLMKRYKEMPVETQELNKSLAHFLKKCLTFMDRGFVFRLINSYMDNFAPGDPRALHDFKFMFLQIICSHEHYVSFNLPMMQSRITSRELMNEYCLSENFCKHHFLVGLLLQEVKTSLNEIVQIRKVAVATLRDLMAKHELDDRYQNKGQLSRIASIYIPWLGIVLENLHRLELVHDSTSKSEGKQNTSNRISSSSSFLLNRDTNSNNTTGTSTPRSMHRFTLNLDTQSPIRVSMHLRDSTYFAAIAGQGLVNGNSCTSIESDASTMSGASQSNISQETAIIREPTENGTHEHKGHSRSLSVTQTSSRCDKLQSAEVKDLLLCFLFVVKHLGDHQIIAWWQQCSDIELLSFFTVIEMSLYQFKYVGKRQIASNSTSAGGKPRTVKAMTLPARMAPPDFSSETSGTGTLQTHNTVARENLAENESGKLHQALLEANMATEVGLIALDCLGLYCIHFKDALVTGDGYNPVMRKIFDIYLSFLQVGQSETLLRHVFAGFRAFLNNYSVTLFQGNAVLCGRLCYELLRCCNSKLSSIRQESCALLYLLMRSNFEFTSRKGLTRVHLQVIISVSQMLGNVIGLNNSRFQESLSLINSYASSDKAMKGTGFPVEVKDLTKRIRTVLMATAQMREHNNDPEMLVDLQHSLANSYASTPELRHTWLETMARNHARVENFSEAACCQLHIAALMAEYLKLKKIHTWGAEAFDKISVNISRDERGLKLDAGEICVQDIHYNEYLLLEQLEACTETLEKAERFELLGQLYRLIIPMYESKRNYQALSNCYTHLAQACNKVVEVTKSGKRLLGRFYRVAFFGSAYFEDESGQEYIYKEPKVTSLSEISERLNRLYSEKFGHDVVKMIMDSVPVNNSELDPKMAYIQVTHVIPYFEKLELEIRVTEFEQNHDVCCFMFETPFTREGKPRGNPEDQWKRRTILTTQYSFPYVKKRIAVCQKRVVELSPIEVALDEMRQRVAELEDVALIAPADAKKLQLRLQGSVCVTVNAGPLAYASAFLDPALSPQYPDDKVEDLKDVFREFVKICYTALQINSKLITSDQHEYQEVLRENYQKLCQNLSSLLGESVWPDEQVGSFKRNSAALFSAISGANNHTSTA